Proteins encoded by one window of Candidatus Poribacteria bacterium:
- a CDS encoding GNAT family N-acetyltransferase has translation MRNTIVYRHWLPGDDDAVLAFRPVNEDWFRHKFDDENLEPEGIRLAFLGERVVGHVMGERTTLCIEGKIQEFGEVMDVFVAPDIRRQGIATRLMQEVHAYFERKGYRGSILAPDMEASRRLYRKVGYQEITRTLQTQLLPRAGVSQLRWTDTWLEDLSILYQLDWRWARQNFRVCWEPGHVKVNQSNLNNYRVLRRDSDIIGYVEWSESSEGYSEGLIYDPIVLDVGPTEVIKSIQTVIPAPLAWKTCIGSRYEDPLRNLGCLLEETEGSEMILFFGQQIDLTRQFRTFS, from the coding sequence ATGCGCAATACAATCGTTTATAGACATTGGCTCCCTGGCGATGATGACGCTGTCTTGGCATTTCGACCTGTCAACGAAGATTGGTTTCGACATAAGTTTGATGATGAAAACCTTGAACCTGAGGGGATTCGTTTGGCGTTTCTCGGTGAAAGGGTTGTTGGACATGTAATGGGTGAACGCACTACACTCTGTATTGAAGGAAAGATCCAGGAATTCGGAGAGGTTATGGATGTCTTTGTCGCCCCGGATATACGTCGGCAAGGCATTGCAACCCGCCTGATGCAAGAAGTGCACGCGTACTTTGAAAGGAAAGGTTATCGCGGAAGTATCCTTGCCCCAGATATGGAGGCTTCTCGTCGGTTATATCGGAAAGTCGGATATCAGGAGATTACCAGAACGTTACAAACACAACTTTTGCCGAGGGCTGGTGTTTCCCAACTCAGATGGACAGACACATGGCTTGAGGATTTAAGCATTTTATATCAATTGGACTGGAGATGGGCAAGACAAAATTTTCGAGTTTGCTGGGAACCAGGGCACGTGAAGGTAAATCAGTCCAATTTGAATAATTACCGCGTCCTACGTCGCGATAGCGACATCATTGGTTACGTAGAATGGTCTGAGTCGTCGGAAGGTTATTCAGAAGGATTGATTTATGACCCTATTGTGCTCGATGTAGGTCCAACGGAGGTTATCAAATCAATTCAGACAGTGATTCCTGCACCACTGGCATGGAAGACTTGTATCGGAAGCAGATATGAAGATCCACTTCGGAACCTTGGATGCTTACTTGAGGAAACAGAGGGCAGTGAAATGATTTTATTTTTTGGGCAGCAGATTGATTTGACGAGACAATTCCGAACCTTTTCGTAG
- a CDS encoding TRAP transporter fused permease subunit has protein sequence METSEVQTTPVNQKAELINLLREKIKNNIFLAVSVLLCLFILIEVNYPQLAPQSELAFFAMLGLIVVFLKYPVHSRFADTPVFQALDFVLIGSVIVCFGYVVGQTEPLFRAFWLDGKSLGDRAGAERLLDYVVGGFGLILILEGTRRSIGVTLPLLSLAFLLYAGFGQFMPDGLFPHRGYSVQRIVSQTFLHSQGTFGVALRVMFTYVFLFVLFGTLLERTGATGYVLDLARRVFGSSAGAPAKVAVLGSGLMGSLSGSAVANTATTGTFTIPLMRRAGFQPAMAGGIEAAASSGGALVPPIMGAGAYMMLEIVEPAVTYFEIIKAALLPAILYYVAMLCMVHFLAKHIGNAAWDSASDVDTTDENQARESDQTRASTDKLPKMQGVVFFTAFITLIFFLRMGATPFRAVSWSLLVVLVVGLFHPKTRVGISGISKAMENAAQSGVSLIAAAACVGIILGVVTLTGIGSKLPSTLLPIASTNLMLALFFLMISTIILGMGLPSSVCYLLMAILVGPVLLDLGVVPLAAHFFIFYFGMMSMVTPPVALAAYAAAAIAGSGIMATGFAAFRFALVGFALPYVFVLRPALLWLSGDGSTPGMWTVLGNFSLTLVGTVIFAAAIAGYIFSRLTLWTRGILFIAALILFFLPTGIQFVWIHGIVVLASIAVFYSNWQKKEAHHEKPG, from the coding sequence TTGGAAACGAGCGAAGTTCAAACCACACCGGTAAACCAAAAAGCAGAATTGATTAATCTATTGAGAGAAAAGATAAAAAATAACATCTTTCTTGCAGTCTCGGTGCTGCTGTGCCTCTTTATCTTGATCGAGGTGAACTATCCGCAGCTTGCACCACAATCTGAGTTGGCGTTCTTCGCGATGCTGGGGTTAATAGTGGTGTTTTTGAAATACCCTGTTCACTCACGTTTTGCGGACACTCCTGTTTTTCAAGCACTTGATTTTGTGCTGATAGGCAGCGTGATTGTCTGCTTCGGTTATGTTGTCGGTCAAACGGAACCGCTCTTTCGAGCATTTTGGTTAGATGGTAAATCCCTCGGGGACCGGGCGGGGGCGGAGCGGCTATTGGATTATGTGGTTGGCGGGTTTGGACTTATCTTGATTTTGGAAGGGACGCGCCGTTCTATTGGTGTGACACTCCCGCTGCTCTCTCTTGCGTTTCTTCTTTACGCTGGTTTTGGTCAGTTTATGCCGGATGGGTTATTCCCGCATCGCGGGTATTCCGTTCAACGGATTGTCAGCCAGACGTTTCTGCACAGTCAAGGCACATTTGGTGTCGCGCTGCGAGTGATGTTCACTTATGTTTTTCTTTTTGTGTTGTTTGGGACGTTGTTGGAACGCACGGGGGCAACGGGTTATGTTTTAGATTTAGCGAGGCGCGTGTTTGGTTCAAGTGCAGGCGCGCCCGCAAAGGTCGCGGTGTTGGGCAGCGGTCTGATGGGATCGTTGTCGGGTTCTGCTGTTGCGAACACCGCAACGACCGGCACGTTCACGATTCCGTTGATGCGACGTGCTGGATTCCAACCGGCGATGGCCGGAGGTATTGAAGCTGCTGCGAGTTCTGGTGGCGCGTTGGTCCCACCGATTATGGGGGCGGGCGCGTATATGATGCTCGAAATCGTAGAGCCTGCTGTTACGTATTTTGAGATCATTAAAGCTGCATTACTACCAGCAATCCTTTACTATGTGGCGATGTTGTGTATGGTGCATTTTTTGGCGAAACATATCGGGAACGCCGCGTGGGATAGTGCCTCAGATGTCGATACTACGGACGAAAATCAGGCGCGAGAAAGTGATCAAACGCGTGCGTCTACGGACAAACTTCCTAAGATGCAAGGTGTCGTGTTTTTCACGGCGTTTATCACACTGATTTTCTTCCTGCGAATGGGTGCTACACCCTTCCGGGCGGTGAGTTGGAGTCTGTTAGTTGTATTGGTTGTGGGTCTCTTTCATCCTAAAACCCGCGTCGGAATTTCGGGGATTTCAAAGGCAATGGAGAACGCTGCACAGAGCGGTGTGTCGCTGATTGCAGCTGCAGCGTGTGTCGGTATTATCTTGGGTGTGGTAACGCTAACAGGTATCGGTAGCAAGCTGCCATCAACACTTTTGCCGATTGCGTCTACGAATCTGATGTTAGCGTTATTTTTCCTGATGATTTCGACGATTATTCTGGGGATGGGCTTACCTTCATCGGTCTGTTATCTATTGATGGCTATTTTGGTGGGTCCCGTGCTCCTGGATTTGGGAGTTGTTCCGCTCGCAGCGCATTTTTTCATCTTCTATTTCGGAATGATGTCGATGGTAACCCCACCTGTCGCCTTGGCGGCGTATGCTGCAGCTGCCATCGCGGGTTCGGGGATAATGGCAACGGGATTCGCTGCGTTCAGGTTCGCGCTTGTCGGTTTCGCGCTGCCTTACGTGTTTGTGTTGCGACCGGCGTTACTCTGGTTGAGTGGGGATGGTAGTACGCCGGGAATGTGGACAGTTTTGGGGAATTTCTCACTAACACTGGTTGGGACGGTTATCTTTGCGGCTGCGATTGCTGGCTATATCTTTAGTAGGTTGACGCTATGGACGCGCGGTATTCTGTTTATTGCTGCACTCATTCTCTTTTTTTTACCGACTGGCATACAATTCGTGTGGATTCATGGGATAGTCGTCCTCGCAAGTATTGCCGTTTTCTACTCTAATTGGCAAAAAAAGGAAGCACATCATGAAAAACCCGGTTAG